The Colias croceus chromosome 19, ilColCroc2.1 genome contains the following window.
atgtttgagttttgagttttttttgagttttgaatCTTCAACAGTGTACTACAGGCCAAGCTGGGGTGCATAGCTAATATAGATCCTTACATCTTTTGCTAGACCcatggaaataatttttagtatctaagcaattctttttaaatagagTCCTGTCTGgagaaattaaacaaatatgttttttaaagaCTTATAttcaacaataataaatacagcAATTGctagaatatattaaaaagcaTTATATTTGTACTGTGTATACATATTAAGCAAAGTCTTACTTATTGCAATAATCATTTTCCTTATTTTCATATGCATTCAAAATACTTCTTATCTTACACTTATCATCATGTTATTAGAAACATGGTATAcgtaaattgtattaaaatcacaggtatttgtttatataaatttataaattttaatgctataaaaccaaaaatataaaattcaggtatttgtttgttaaaaataaattcttaaaatatattttgaaaaaagttattttaatagtttttaaaacatcTTTAAACAACAGGTGTAACTGTAAATTGTACttaaattgaatgaaaataaaacaatagtattatttcaattttctgGAAAATGAagacaaaatttttaagtacctacacgTTATTAACATGCCTAATACTGacataaactttttaatggaatacataaaataatacttagtGAATGCTCTGTATCCAAGCAAAACGGTCATTCTCAAGGTCTTTCTTGTAAATACTTTTACCTTGATACAGTAGTTCGGCGAATTGCGAAACCACGGGGTCGCGCATACAAGACGCAATAGATATAACTTTATCAGattcatcaaagaaaaatataacaaattttaattcatcAACATTGCCATCCACTAAAGAGCTTGCCGGCTTTCCACAGCCCGCGTAACGAATAGACTTTCCAAAAAGCATGGTCCAGAAGTAAGGTACCGTTCTGAGAGGTGTTTcctttttcaaaatatttttggcgGCAACTTGACCGTGATACTGTGCCAAACCAATGTGTCCTATCGCCATTTGATCATTGTTTTTAGCGAATACTGGGGCATAAGCGATATCACCACCGgcatatacatttttaatgtttgtttcCAACATGTTATTAACATTAACCGCACCGTTAGGTAGTAAAGAAATACCGCTATTTTGAAGGAAATTGGTATAAAATGTAGTTCCGATGCCCAATACTAACATATCTGCGGGTAGGACGACACCATTGTCTAGTTCCACAGATTTTATTGATCCATTCTCTCCATTACATTTAACAATCGttgtttcaaaattaaaattaacttttttggATTCAAATAGGGTCTGGAGACTTTTACCTATTTCTAATCCAAATATTTGTCCGAGTGGCGCCTTGTCCTTGCCGATGACTGTCATGGACTTCGCCTTCGAGGCACACGAGGAGGCAATTTCCAAACCTATAAAACTGAGACCTAAGACGACTACATCCTTATCTTTATTGGTACCCAAACTATTAAGAATATTCGTGGCATCATCAAAGTTCCTGACGGTGAAGATGTTGTTCAATTCGATTCCAGGAATATCGGGAACGCGAGGTTTGGAACCGGTAGCCAAATAGAGGGAGCTATATTTACGTTTAGAACCATCGCTCAGTTCTACGATCCTCTCTTCCGTGTTAACTTTCGTCGCTTCGATACCTTTGAGGACTTCGATGTTCGCATCTTTATAGTATTGTTCGTCTCTCGCTTGTAGCTTTTCAATATCGGTGGCGGTGCCAATTTTGGATACTTTAACTCTGTCGTAAGGCAGATAGTTTTCTTTGGATACGAGTGTGATTCTACCCGCATATCCTTCACTCCGTAGAGTTTCCGCGCACGTAGCTCCGGAGGGCCCGCCTCCAATGATAACCACAGACGTATCATCACATGGCGATACAGCACCGGTGTCCTTCACCCGTTTGTTGGACTTCAAGTCTGCTATTTTGGCTCTTACCTGTAATAAAGAtaacatacaatttaaaattagtcaTAGGAAATGTACGATAAACCTAAGTGGGATTGTGGTGTAACATTATGTCATGCTTTATCAAAATTGAGCCTTTGTCAGCGCCATatgataaagataattttaaaataagacgAAACCGCATCGCCTAAATACAGTTATTCTTGATACATGCTGTATAaactgttttaattaaatataatacctacttttcaattaatttacattttactgaAATAATATACCATACTATTATCAAATTCAGAATAAAATTACGATTATAACccatatacctaggtactggTACAAACAACaaactttcgtttttttttaatcctcGACGTGAAAAACTTCTCAAAGAATATTTCGTGCACGAATACTTCGTGCTACGTAAACAATgtaaattaagatttaatgCAGATTTCACGAAACCCATTTGCATTTCATGCAATAAAAGCAATTGTATCtgatactagcggtccgccccggcttcgcccgtggtacatgtttacgttttttctacttatgaaccatcctcgtacttcaaggaatattataaaaaagaattaacgaaatcggttaagccgttctcgagttatgcgcttaccaacacattttgggattcattcttatatataagaagattatTGATGGTCACAAATATGTAGCTGTGTAATGATGATGGGTTcattatgtatgataatatatcGGCACTATTACAAAGCTGATTATAATTTGCTGAAATGATTTCAGCGCTGTTCTATCCAGGAAGcgataaatatatcaaatcaTCTGTTACCAAGAATATAGAATCAAATCTATACCTACATCcgtactaatattacaaatacgaaagtaactctgtctgtctgtctgatactcaatcacgcctaaactactgaaccaatttgcatgtttggtatggagatattttgatacccgagaaaggacataggctaccttttattgcgaaatatgtacaacgggcgaagccagggcggacctctagtctatacatataataaatctgtagaagggtcaattctgtacattgaaaattttgaaaaaataaatagcagggggtgttactgaatcgataccaaacccaaatatgtgattaaaaaaatttttgtctgtctgtctgtctgtctgtctgtctgtctgtctgtctgtctgtatgtgaaggcatcacgtgaaaactagcggttcgatttcgatgaaacttggtatagttataccttattatcctgggggtaaaataggatactttttatcctggaaagatacgtagaaaaaaaataatcttaatttttcagttttatccatagacgttgttccgtagaaccgcgaacacacgttgcgtacattattataggcctagccgtatttgggaattcggtccaatagatatttataagattttattgtcagaggtacatactcaaaatggagaaataaaccatccacgcgaagaccgacatccgcgcggacggagtcgcgggcggaagctagtatataataaatctgtagaaggatcaattctgtacattgaaaatattgaaaaaataaatagcagggagTGTTACTGGAGCGAtacaaaagtaaatatatgtgattaaaaaattttttgtctgtctgtctgtatgtgaagacatcacgtgaaaactaacggttcgatttcgatgaaacttggtataattataccttattatcctgagcgtaaaataggataagtacataggtaattttatcctggaaaaatacgtagaaagaAAATCTtgatttttcagttttatctcCTTAATTTGTGCCTTAATTATTTAGGCCTAGCCAGTATTTAGGTCCAATAGACCAATAGTCCAATTATTTGTATGAtgtataagatgtcattgtcagagttactttAAATGGAGAAAAaaatccacgcgaagaccgacatccgcgcggacggagtccttctattacaaaattgttatGTTTCAGTACGACGGCCAAGAAGATGGCTTTTTACATtctaataggtacctataagtaataatataactacaaaatacattacaataattgcaatacctataaataatcattacctataatttatatcCATGAGCATTGTAGACAATTAACAACTTACAacatacctatacatatacacaataataattcatttccTATTATGATTATTACGGAATTGATTTCTATAACTAgacaattttcatttatagaACTAGATGTAACTGTTGGTTTAACTTCATAATGTGCTAAGTAAGGCTATTATTAAGCAGTCCTAGTCGTTCGCCGTcaattaagaatttattttgtagtgTACATCTCACACATAATACACGATGATATGTAATTTtggtacctaagtacctattacCTATCTAGTTTTTTTTCGTATTATATTGCAAATTTGTTGTATACGCGCTAGTCTTAGGCACTTCTGGACAGatgtaaaaaaatctttcaccGTTGGATACGTACGTAATCCCTGGATGCTATAGGCATATTATGTACAACGAGCGAAGCCggagcggaccgctagttattataatttataatgaagtCGTCTCACACTTATTTGCGAAGTGCGCACATAGGTAGATACATATCCGACTGCCGACCGTATTGTAAGGTCAAATTTTGAACACCAGGCAAGCGCagatcataaaaataaaataaaaaaattcgttatgtacatgatattatgtattatcaatacaaattaaaaatgtgtaggcgtgacatttgATTAGTTAAAAGGAAAGAACCACATTCTTCCGCTTCTCACAAAAATATGATATGATGCAAACGAAATTTTGTTCCTACCGGATATtgataatgaattattttttataaatgtaccacaattatttgtatgtagTAAACAGTTTCAAGGTGTCCTATAGAAGAAAAAGTAGGTATTAGCCATGGCCGTCTCGTTAATTATTTGAACATGTTACTCATTTATGCCTTAGTCATGTGACGCGATTcgtcatttttataaataggaaatccatattttaaaagttatagtCACGGTGTTTTTATCAGTTCATATTCCGTAGGTACAAAAAGATATTCTAGGTTTGGCATACCGCATAAAGATAAGATTGTTTGGTTGATTATTAGTGAAAGTATCATGCcaatattattatcgtaaCAATTGCAATTCGCCGAAGGGCTGATCACTAAAACTACTGTGTTGTATTTCGTTAAACAGAATTCCACAAAATTAGTACCAGATCCTATAGGTATCAACTTCATATTAAGGTATTGGAGGTAGCATATGCCTACATTGAAAAGAATTAGtgttaggcctataactaaaaaaaggcattcataaatttagagataattttaattataaattgccTTGcctgaatgatcaatcctttcataataatccttgtgaaatgtttacaaatctttttaatttaattcaaaatgagtttgaaaaaatctttaaagttaaatctttaagttTTACTTAGGATTTACCTTTTAGCCAATGGGCAACACCTAGTATCAGTGACGGATTAACCCTTAATCAAATTAAGCAATTGCTTAGGGCATCACGTCTGAGGGGGCACCAGAACTCAGAAgaagcacaaaaaaaaatccttcttTAGGGCATCACGTCTCACTCTCACGTCACCAAaaaccacacaaaaaaaaagtttctagGACTATTGCGATCAGCCAATCACAAACCACTTCTTCCCTGTGGGCCCCAAGCCTGGCGCCTCCGCAAATCTGTTTCAatcaaatgttttgttttttgagtaaaaatatacaaagaaaCAGCAGACAAATTCTCATTCTTGAATAAAATACCCGATGCCGATAAAATTATGTGTCCCGATCAAACTGCAGAATACAGTTAGCTACAAATCTACTTAGTAAACACATATCCAGAAGACCTTAACACCGAATTAATAACAGAAATTCAACAGTTTCATTCATATAtcataagtaaaataagttcCAGACCCAGTGATTCGGCTCACACAAGTTTACATCAAACTCACGcacaattgtataaaataatacatgatGATAAGATTGAATCAGCTTACCCTAATGTGGAAACAGACCTGCGTAGTCCGGGCAATTTAAACATTCGAAGTTACATACAAGTCCCAACAAGCTGAATTTCTGTGAAGTTgttgaaaacataattataaacaatgtcTAAAAGTTCCCCACCATTCCCCTGTAaggaaaaaattttattcaaggTCAAAGGTCAAAAAAATGAGTTTTTCGCGATTTTCAGCAAAacggtaagttttatcataaaagtACCTCAGACAaaaattgtagatcataaaattatctataaaaaatgtattaatacttttttctTCCGAGCCACCGTTTCTGAGATATAACGAttcaaaaagttataaaagttGTTAAAAAACATCGTTAAAAAAACGCGCTAAGTACACTACCTCATAGGTGGCGTGGAAACGTGTGCATATTATGACGATAACAACTATTACCGTTACCGTTAACAACATTACCGTTTTGCTGAAAATCGCGAAAAACTCATTTTTTTGACCATTGACCAATTGTCTTGACGTATATTTTTGATTACAAATTGCTCAGCGGAACGttctttttcaaaattaaaaaggaCAAAGATGATACAAGAAAGGCTCGATAATTTATCGATATTGTACATAGAGTCCGATATGTTAAAAACGTTAGACGTTAATATGCTATCTTGCGTGAATTCAATGCTCGGAAAAGCCGCAAGGcgcatttcaataaataaataaattatgctttggtttttattattgtcgCACCTACTCCACTTCTAAAGTACGTTACATCTCATCatcttattttacaaaaaaactaatgtttttaggCGGTAAAGGTTTAAAGACCGATTCTAGTTGATATACGGATGGGGGGGCCCACAGGCATGGATTGCTTAGGGCATCTAGTAGTCTTAATCCGTCACTGCCTAGTATACACAGATGCAGGCACATTCTATATGAGTTATATGGCAATATAACAAAGACTTGTcatttcttagttatgttagaaatcatttaaaaacttttaaaaaagtgTGTTTCACTGCCAAGTGCTTGTATGTCAAGAGATAAAATGTCGCTGAATGTACCTAATGTATTATTGGAATTGCGACATGTGACATGACatgttaaaacttttaaaacattaaacttaaaaaaaacatgtgatCTCTGGGGAATGTTTgtaaatttagtaaataatattatagaaaacattGCCAACCATTTAGATTTtagcgtttatatttaatcaatgttGTGACTGTGGTATATTCCCTGATTTTTATGTTCCAATATTTGTAATTGGCCCTTAGCACAGAAATTTATACATGCACATCGTTAACTACAGCTGTTTGTCAGAACAAAACTTTTTACTCGATATTTGCAAGGAAAGATAAGAACGATATACCTAACTTAATATTTACCGGACGTCTTTCGaacatatttataagtaaaaaaatgaaagCAGCGTGTTAAAAACGGTTATTGTAGTTATTCCCAGTCACACCCTCAACTTGTCACACTATTACTgaatgagaaaaaaatattctctaCATATGAGTCAcactaaacattttttacatattttgcagGTGATTTTCAGGACATTCTTAAGGAAACTATCAATTCGGAATTTTAAAAAACTACAAAggtaaattttcattaaaaatacgtCCTCAAATTCacctaacattatttatttattacactgcattgtaataaataattattaatgttaggTGAATTTGAGGacgtatttttaatgaaaattttccCTAAAATACAggaaagtttataaaatggcAACACTCGAAGATATAGCGAAACGCATGTTCGGAATCTAGTTGTAGTAGAACTGTgggtattaaagagtttagttaATTCTAAGGCAATTCttatgctatatattcgtgatctactcaataagctctttcatttgataccccacacggcatgttttggaatttttttttcttgctttgtatgccatatttaattaccggggtggggggagggggaccacaaaactggttggcaacatctgtctataggatgtctgggatctatacaatatacatatatcagaagtcagatttaagtccgctatttttgcaaacgaaacTCCACTGAGAGTCCGGTCTAttgagggttgtcgcgtaaaaaccacaggacagttctttggcttaggtattatgataatatacagtgtacctacatattttgtaaaattaaattgtaatactgacatgattaaaaagtacaactatggagtttcttgccggttcttctccatagactGCTTTAAGAATCGGtggtaggtaattaatataaattgagaTAGTATTTGCATGCTTTAGACTAAGCAAAACATGATGAACAATCGAAATATTTTGACATCTCTCTGTACCATGttttaagcaaataaatattattttattttattttttatttattttaggtaaatgttaaaaatatgttatgagttatgacgtttcaaaagtgcttctcgaagaagtataaattgaataaataaatgtttgagttttatGTGTACAACGTCGAGCCTTATATCGATTTTTCTCTTCATGCAAGGACGTCATCAGCTTTCCGTGTCCTACTTTCCACGAAATCGAGACGAGGGCGATTACTGACTTACGCGTGAGGTTTCTATTCGTTCTAAAAGATCCTAGCTAATTTGCCGGCAAACGTGCGCTAAAAATAGATACAtcacaaacatattttattcggCGCTATGTCTATCAGCAATCTTTTTAAAAAGGCAACAGAAGTTAGCACATACTTTTGTATAGTTAGTTACTACGTAATCGGTAATTCAcgtaataggtaggtattaagtATCCAAAATTGGTTAAGAGTTAAAATTTTCCACTAGTAGGAGGACAAAAACAACTAGGtacttatcaatattattggCATTATAAGCACCACTATTGATATTATCGGTTCAACTAATAAATTCGCATTTTTCGCCCACAAAATATCTAATCTTGATTTATTAattccaaatattttatttggataCCTATAATTTAAAGTCCTAatttatacacaaaaaaaatattttcggtCAATTTAAGAAGAAGTCAATCAATGAGTTAAAACCTGAAGATGTTTAAGAAAACTATGATATTTTGAGAAGACTAAAGTCCTTTCATACTGTTTATTGCACCCCCCTTTGCTGTAGCTTACcccccgctttgtctaaaatctaataaattatataggtactaaaatcagaatcttgaatcactctatctattaataaaaaccgcatcaaaatccgttgcgtagttttaaagatttaagcatacaaagggacatagggaaatagggacagagttagcgactttgttttatactattgcACTATGTACTTAGGTAGctgtataataaaagaaagtcgcTTCCGCTGTCTATCCGTCGCTATGTACCTAtgcttaaaactttaaaacaacgcaacggattttgaaaCGGTTTTTTTAATCGATAGTGATTATCAATGAAGGTTACTAAtctaaaatataggtatactagctttccacgcgcggcttcgcccgcgcagtcaaagagaaacccgcataattcccgttcccgtgggatttgcgggataaaacctatcctatgtcccggggtaaaaagtagcctatgtcctttctcgggtatcaaaatatctctataccaaatttcatgcaaattggctcagtactttcgcatttataatattaataagtatggattttagcacttatttattagttttgtcAAAAAAGCGCGTGAAACCGCGGACGGAaggctagtaaataataaattgtgcaATATTACGCAAGTTAGGGATCGTACACACTACACAGAGgcataataacaaaatatttacagtatTGCAGAGTTTAATTATAGTACCTCAATAACTAAAAATAGTAAGTATAGTGCCTCATgggataataaatataatctaaaggccattatatttacatattttgtagaaAGTGATGTAAAGGTAACTAGCCTTGGAAAtgaagttaattttataaaagcaaGGGAGTTTTTTGTCTAGCAATTAACACATATTTTGTCACCTAATAAAGATGTAATAtgggtaataaaatatttttcttgttataCATTTACTCAACTTTTTTATctgaaataattgaaatatttatctaatGGTGGTAAATGCTACAAATGCAAAGTGATTTTAGATaaggataataattttatctcatgattaagtattaaacaaatttatctGGGTTTTTTAAGTGTTAACTGTATATTTATAGGACTGTGAATTTTAGTCTTCGAGTAAAGCATGTAATTTTAGCacatattttgtatcatttcatttcataactATTGTAACTATCAACCAGGCTCCAAACTTATGTTCTTTATTACCTAATCATTACATCCCAATAATCTTGATAGGTACaagatacatttaatttagaattaagtacaatttttcagcaattttaaattacaatcatATTGGAGTAAAACATACTGTAACTTGCACTTTTATGTAAGTGATATcaagataaatattatcagcttatattaattaacacaCAATCTCTTTGAACTAAGAAATTAATTTGAGAGGTTCGGTAATTACTGAAAGGGAGggcttttaatatttaccagAACACACTTttgcaatattaatataagtttgTTGAACTGATTTATTagtaactagctgctccgcgcggtttcacccccgtggctccgctcctgttggttgtggcgtgatgatatatagcctatagccttcctcgatatatgggctatctaacaccgaaaaaaattttcaaatcggacccgtagt
Protein-coding sequences here:
- the LOC123700050 gene encoding apoptosis-inducing factor 3, whose amino-acid sequence is MFVFNQIFNCGRAVSRLAPRFVQGPRFHKIHIRKMGNSDSRSYSPNQQGTSSKNDSQRGTISRTESKNEYVEAVVCKASDINENEMKVFEIGEHGKVLLVKQKGEFSAVGPKCTHYGAPLHTGALGDGRVRCPWHGACFNLKTGDIEDFPGFDSLPCHQVTVTDKGEVKVRAKIADLKSNKRVKDTGAVSPCDDTSVVIIGGGPSGATCAETLRSEGYAGRITLVSKENYLPYDRVKVSKIGTATDIEKLQARDEQYYKDANIEVLKGIEATKVNTEERIVELSDGSKRKYSSLYLATGSKPRVPDIPGIELNNIFTVRNFDDATNILNSLGTNKDKDVVVLGLSFIGLEIASSCASKAKSMTVIGKDKAPLGQIFGLEIGKSLQTLFESKKVNFNFETTIVKCNGENGSIKSVELDNGVVLPADMLVLGIGTTFYTNFLQNSGISLLPNGAVNVNNMLETNIKNVYAGGDIAYAPVFAKNNDQMAIGHIGLAQYHGQVAAKNILKKETPLRTVPYFWTMLFGKSIRYAGCGKPASSLVDGNVDELKFVIFFFDESDKVISIASCMRDPVVSQFAELLYQGKSIYKKDLENDRFAWIQSIH